The Streptomyces sp. Je 1-332 genome has a window encoding:
- a CDS encoding PRC-barrel domain-containing protein yields MQTDIDPRNLIGRKAFDRNGAKIGTIDEVYLDDATGAPEWAAIRTGLFSRDTFVPLEPSELTSDGTLRIPFERSLIKDAPDFGVGRHLSPEQELQLYHHYGLDITPPETAPPPDQDFGKIAGKGDS; encoded by the coding sequence GTGCAGACCGATATCGATCCGCGCAATCTGATCGGCCGGAAGGCGTTCGACCGGAACGGGGCCAAGATCGGCACGATCGACGAGGTCTATCTCGACGACGCCACCGGCGCCCCCGAGTGGGCGGCCATACGCACAGGTCTGTTCAGCCGGGACACCTTCGTGCCCCTGGAGCCCAGCGAGCTCACGAGCGACGGCACCCTGCGCATCCCCTTCGAACGCTCCCTGATCAAGGACGCCCCGGACTTCGGCGTCGGCCGCCACCTCTCCCCCGAGCAGGAACTGCAGCTCTACCACCACTACGGCCTGGACATCACACCTCCCGAGACAGCTCCGCCGCCGGACCAGGACTTCGGCAAGATCGCGGGCAAGGGAGACTCCTGA